CCCTCCGTGCCCTGGTCTTCCTGGGTGTCCCTTGTCTCCCGTGTTCTACCGGgaatccctccctcctctggctcCCCTGGGTCATCTGGGTTCCCCTGTCCCCTGGATCACCTGGGGTTCCCCTCCCGTGGGGTCCCCTGGCTCCCTGAGTGTCCCTCTCCCTCCCGTGGCTCACTTCTTCTGGGGTgagcccttcctccttctccagctcctccaCTAGGGCCAAGAGATCCAGCTGTGCATCTGGGGAAAGCAATTCCGCCAGGAATCGAGGGTGAATGACTGCCTCCACCTGGGACAGAAAGAAGAGGCTGTGAGCATCCTTGGCCAGGAGTGGCCTGTGAGACAAGAAGACCCGGAGGGAAAGTGAAAAGCAGAGACCCACCCCACTCTCCTCCACAAGGCGGGGATgttcagcacacacacacacacacacacacacacacgcacgcacacacacacacgcacatacacagtcacacacaaaagagcacatatacagaggcacagacacacaaaggcatacacacagacagacacaaacaCGTACACACATACATCTGCGTAAACCTCCCCTAACACCAGGCTCAGGAACAAGGAGCTGAGCTTAAGTCCCAACGGCCTGAGCAGAACCCAGATCTTGGGTGCTGAGTGTTCCATGCCCTGGCATCTTGTAGACCCCAGGCTCCAGGCCTAGCCTACCTTGGTGACAAAGTCCTCCTGGGAACACAGCTTGTCAATGTAGCTCAAGAGGCCCGGGTCCGAGTAGATGCCGTCCTCTTCCTGCTTCAGCTCATTTCCGTCCTCTCCACCTTCTGCATCTAACTCTCCTGTGGCTGAGTGGACGGGCCCCACCAGCGCATCCATGATGTCCATATACTCCCTCACAGCCTCGGGGGGAATCTCCTCGGGTGCCTCGGGCTCCGGGGGCCGCTGGGACCTGTGTGGCTTTGGGCGggagggctgggccctggggccggACATCCTGGGAGCACAGGCTGAGGCAGAgcgggaggaagggaaggaaggtgaGGGACTCCCGGTCCACCTCCTGACCACCGAGCACACGTTGGTGAGGGCATTGTTTGGGGAACATTGATGTGGGTGTGGGGGGGTCAGGACCACCTGAGGCCTCATGCACTGTTGGAGAGGGGAGGTAAGGGGGGCATCTAAGAGAGTCACAAGTAAGGAAGTGGGGAACCTCCAATTTTCTAGGGGTCTCGCCATCAAACCCACTTCCTAGGCAGACTTTGTGTGGGGTCCTTTGACAGGGAGGTGTGAGAGGAGTTGCAAAACTGACCAAGTCAATACCCCGCAGTGACAAAGGGCAGCTGAGACcccacgcccccgcccccacctcggTGGCTGTTTTGGTTGAAAGACCAATGCCCCTGTCTTGAAGGAAAAGGATCCACGTGGGGACAGTGGCCAACCCTAGGCCCCTGTTACCTGTGCCTTCAACTCCAGTGGGAACCTGGGTGCCTGGCTGAAGGCTCACTTTCGGGGCTGGGGGCCCCCGAGGATCCAGCTtcggtggggctggaggaggcaggTCCTGCGCGCACTGCATCCACTGCCCCTTCTGAATCTGCATCTCCTCCTCGGCCTCAAATTCCATGAACCTGGGGGGTGACAGAGGCACAGGCCACCCTGAGAAAAAGGCCTGGGTTCTGGAGCCCAACAAAGGCAGCCAAGGATGAGGGATTGGGAGATGTGCCTTGGGGCTGTCAAGGCCCTGTGAGGTGCTGTCCACAGCAGAGAGCTGCTCCTGGAACTGATACAAGATCTGCGACCCTTCCTGCCTCACCAGCACTGGAGGCCTTTCAACAGCATAGACCCAGGTCGCTGAATCGAACCAGGTCAACGGGACACGTGGCTGACCCAGGGGCCACCCTCCTCATGCCCCCCGTCCCCATCCAGAACCACATGAAGGGCTGACAGCCAGAGGCTGGAACAGGCATGTGTTCCCCACAGGGGTCCTTGCCCGAATCCAGGACCCTGGGCTGGGACTGAGAGTCCTGGAACAGAGACCCGGAGACAGGGCCGAGGAGAGGCTGGACGACATGGGTGCTGAGCTTAGAGGAGAGGCCTTCCTTTCCTCTGAGAGGCGCTCGttggtttgcttttctttcttaaaccaAGGGGATTACCATGGAGCAAACAACGGAAGGGCCAGAGACCCTCGGGCTGACGACAGCTGGCTTCCCCAGCCTCTTCAGGGATGCCAGGGTACCCACTCAGGCCACTTTTCATGAGGAGAGGGGGTCCCAAATCTATGTCAGTGGCTGCCAGCCACCCACCACTAAGGAAGCAGCAGGCTGGCGGGTGGAGCTCTTTCCCCGGCTCAGCCCATATGGCCGGAGTTGGACCCCAACTGGACTCACAGCGTCACCCTGCCCCATCCTGAGACCTTCAGGTCAAGGCAAGGGTAGGTCAAAATCAGGGGAGGGCAGAGCTCCTggtggaggaaggacagaagaCCCAAACTctcaaggtgagggaggggtttCTGGAGGACAGTAGGGCCTCTGGGCTGCGGGGCCCCTGTTCTGAGTGACAGTCCTTCTCCTTTGTCCTCTCTGATGAGCACCCCCGCGGCCAGACCCTGCCCTCACCCACTCGCCTCAGCCTCCACGCAGCCCCTGGGCCCAGGACGCTGACTCACTTTTCCGCTATCTTGTAGTAGATCATCCGGTCAACGTTGCCTATGCGCTGCCATTCCTGCACGGCCCTGCACAGTCCCCACTCCAGCGTCATGGTGGGCTTCAGGCGGGCCACGGATCGAAGCACTGGGCTGTAAGACCTTGGGGTCAGTCTCCGTGCCCAGCCCAGCCGCCACCTGCCTGACCCCACCGGCCAATGTGGACCACACATCACTCAACACAGCATGACTGAGCAACAGGAGGGTGAGAGGCAGGTGTCTTGGAGGGCAAAGACAAGCCTTCCCGGCCACTGCAGTCACCGCCTCACACTCACTAAGGATGACCATCCACTCCCAGGCTACAGCTGGGACACTGTGCCTTGGGGAGCTCTTTTCCTCTTCAAGGCTGCCTTTTCATAAGAAATATCACTATCATCAATGAGGCGTGGCATGTGCCAGGCCATCTGCTAACACTTCATAGATTAGCCCAAGGAGTCTTCTGCCCGGTCCTCTGAGTGAAGTGTGACTGTCCCGTTTTTACGAGGGACCGGAGGTTTAGGATGGAAATGCCTGCCAGGCTCACAGCTCTAGTGGGAGAGAGCCCACGCCCTTAGGAGAGCTCTACCGTCACCCTGTTCCTAGTGGAATTCTCCACAACAAAGAAGTCGAGGCGTGCATTAAGCGCTCTCCTGGGCCCCGcgctcctccccctcctccgaAGTGACCTCCCCCGGCCACGTACATCAAGTCCTGTATGAAAGGAGACGGCACCACAGGAGACTGTGGCATCCACTCCTTGGCTCCTCACCTTACAGCACGACCCTCTCTGACTGCAAGTCTTCAGTCCATATTACCATGAGAATCATGGAAGAGCAAGTTGGCTAGACTCTCAGGGTGGTGGGGTCAGTTGAGATAAGGCACATTTCAGTCATGATGTCATGGACTGGCAGGCTTGTGCCTTCCAGTGACCGACAATGTGCCTTCTCATAGCATGGACATCGCCCTCAGACCTTGCTTCCAGTATCCCTAGAAACCTAACCTGCAAGTCCATCCCCAGGTCCTCTTTATCTAAAAGCTCCGATAAGCTCACGACCCCCTGAGCGTTCACTCACATGAGAAAGCAGGAAAGAGCTTCTGCATCAGGACTCTGGGGAAGGTGTCTCCGCGCCAGTGGCTTGAGGCACTGCCAACGTCGGAAGTTACTGTACACACTCTGGGGGTTAGAGCAGTCACCCTGCGAGGCGTAGGGCTGGTTGGTGGCCAGGCTGCCCTCCCTGGAAGTGCCATGTGGCCAAGGCCCAGAGTTCACTGGGCGAATGATAGGGGCCAGCTGGGCAGCTGGTGGTAGAGCTTGAGGAGGAAAGCCTGGGGTCCAGCCTCCCTTGCCAGCCTGAGTAACTCCAACAGCTGGAGCAGTCACAATGGTCTCCATCGCAGGGGGTGCTAAGAACACGGGTGCAGGACATGCAGCAGTCCCGCTGAGGGCCCCTGGAGCGCTCCAGGTGAGGGGGCCCTGAGTGATGATAAAGGTCTGAGTCTGGGGGGCCTCCACTGGCCTCCCTTGTGACCTGACTTGGACAGTGAGGTTGCAGGCCCCAGGGGCACCGGGTCCACGGCCACCATTAGCCACCAAAGGCATCGTGGGGAAAGCTGGCAGCAGGCTGCCAGGAGGGAATGCTGGGGTGATGGGAGGTGGCAGGGGCTGCCCCCAGGGTGGCTGGTGCTGGGGGCCAGGAATGGGTGGAGGATAGAGCACTGCCATGGAATCAGACAAGGAGGCACCAGGGTTCATGATGACATCCATTCCCAGCACTGGAGATGCTGTTGAGGCAAAGGAAAGGAGTGAATGGGGGAGCACAATGGGCCAGTGGGACAGAGGCTTTCTGCGGCCTCAGAGTGTAATCTCCACAGGTGAGAGACACCTGGACAAGGGAAACTGCAGCGTGCGAATGTCTTCAAGTGCTTTTCATGCCCTGACCTCCAGTTGAAAATTATTCCACCGGTGACCCCGCGCCCATCCACCAAGGCCCCTGACCCCTGCCTGCCGAGGAGAAATTGTGTCAGCAAGCACTCACTTGGAGAGCCTCCCTAAGGCAGCCCCTGGCAGCTAAGCCTCACAGGCTGTCTCCCAAGACCTGGAACTGTGTGCACATCCACTCTGTGAGAAATGCCCCTCAGCCGGCGTACTAGCAGGTAGGGACCTTCTGCAAGGTAGGTTCTAGGCACCCAAAGGCCCTTTGTGGACAGGCACTGTGTAAAACATTAGGGCCCCACCTCCTGCTCAGTCCTCCTTTTCCTGACGCTCAGTATAaatcccctctttctttcctagcctcacaaaacaaaacaaaatgctggAAAATATCCATCTAATGGAATCCTGATACAAACCCATAACACTGGCCCAGAATGCACCTGCATCTCAGAACAACCCACAGCAGGTACGTAACATGGGCCAGgtcctgccaccccctccccagtgcCCAGAGTCACTGTCATCACTCAGGAGTTCTCTTCCTaggaggtgggggcggggagtcTGAGAAGTAGGCGCGTGTCCCTTAGATTCTGTCATTTCACAGCCTGTGATGGCTGCAGAGGATTAAACAAGGGCCAGGGAATTGTCATGTTACATTGGTCGTGGGAGTATAGACCACCGGTGGTCCTTCCGCTTCCAGCTCCCAATAACGGAGAGACAATCTGAGAAGCAAGCATAAGCCAGGTGCCATGGCGACCAAGTTGTCTGAAACACATCCCTGTTCAGGAGAGCAAGGTACACGCCACGGTGCACCTAATTAACCAGAATAGGTGTCATAGGACGTTTAATAGTAACACAGAAGATCGTCTTCCTGACCCTGGGCTACACTCCTTCCCCCTTTAAAAGAGGAAGCAGCCTTCCTAGACATTCCACCCGAAACAAGCCCACTCCACATCTGTTCCCTGTCCATGAAGGAGTGACATGAAATATGAACAAACTCTTCCTCTCAAGGCAGCCTGAGGGTCCACCATGAGATACTGGACAAGATGAAGTAGGTCTGAAGTACTGCGATTCCACAAAAGGAAGAACAATTCAGAGCAACTCAGGAACCTGAGCCCTCTCTTGGCTGAAGTTACACGGTTGCCCATCCCCTGTTGAATCCAAGGCAACAGTTACCTGAACTGAGAAGTGAGCTCTGGGCTGGGAGGAGTGGACTGCGGTGGGCTGTGGGCTGCGGCAGTTAGAGTAACCTCCTGCCTAGCTCTCGGAGAGGACACTTCACTGCAGGTGT
The Phocoena sinus isolate mPhoSin1 chromosome 6, mPhoSin1.pri, whole genome shotgun sequence DNA segment above includes these coding regions:
- the LOC116755048 gene encoding NUT family member 2G-like gives rise to the protein MDVIMNPGASLSDSMAVLYPPPIPGPQHQPPWGQPLPPPITPAFPPGSLLPAFPTMPLVANGGRGPGAPGACNLTVQVRSQGRPVEAPQTQTFIITQGPLTWSAPGALSGTAACPAPVFLAPPAMETIVTAPAVGVTQAGKGGWTPGFPPQALPPAAQLAPIIRPVNSGPWPHGTSREGSLATNQPYASQGDCSNPQSVYSNFRRWQCLKPLARRHLPQSPDAEALSCFLIPVLRSVARLKPTMTLEWGLCRAVQEWQRIGNVDRMIYYKIAEKFMEFEAEEEMQIQKGQWMQCAQDLPPPAPPKLDPRGPPAPKCMRPQVVLTPPHPHQCSPNNALTNVCSVPHRSQRPPEPEAPEEIPPEAVREYMDIMDALVGPVHSATGELDAEGGEDGNELKQEEDGIYSDPGLLSYIDKLCSQEDFVTKVEAVIHPRFLAELLSPDAQLDLLALVEELEKEEGLTPEELVQKRLLALKEDEGVRAAPSHSAPGMRSSPSVSDGGQGAQRHDQDPHLGGQRRAGPLRGPRDASALREASPVREARGPRDGSSDDDEELPSLAFLFGSLQSLLPGWVSQSPAHASGLASPGGWGARSSPHAPSPHRRGLSPAPPAAPKSRKRALCGHPAAAEKLHIAGAGLGVSGRPGLALGPAHPSQPRKRKCDPCVTEKSKKWKKHCSQ